The following are from one region of the Aspergillus luchuensis IFO 4308 DNA, chromosome 4, nearly complete sequence genome:
- the SRP54 gene encoding RNA-binding signal recognition particle subunit SRP54 (BUSCO:EOG09261V9P;~COG:U;~EggNog:ENOG410PH16;~InterPro:IPR022941,IPR000897,IPR027417,IPR003593, IPR036891,IPR013822,IPR042101,IPR004125,IPR006325;~PFAM:PF02881,PF02492,PF00448,PF02978;~go_component: GO:0048500 - signal recognition particle [Evidence IEA];~go_function: GO:0003924 - GTPase activity [Evidence IEA];~go_function: GO:0005525 - GTP binding [Evidence IEA];~go_function: GO:0008312 - 7S RNA binding [Evidence IEA];~go_process: GO:0006614 - SRP-dependent cotranslational protein targeting to membrane [Evidence IEA]), with protein sequence MVLQDLGRRINAAVNDLTRSNNLDEKAFDDMIKEICAALLSADVNVRLVQSLRKSIKSSVNFASLPAAVNKKRLIQKAVFDELVSLVDPHAEPFRPKKGRSNVIMFVGLQGAGKTTTCTKLARHYQMRGFKTALVCADTFRAGAFDQLKQNATKAKIPYYGSLTQTDPAIVAAEGVAKFKKERFEIIIVDTSGRHKQEEELFTEMTQIQTAVTPDQTILVLDSTIGQAAEAQSSAFKATADFGAIIITKTDGHAAGGGAISAVAATHTPIIYLGTGEHLMDLERFEPKAFIQKLLGMGDMAGLVEHVQAVTKDSASAKETYKHISEGIYTLRDFRENITSIMKMGPLSKLSGMIPGLSNLTAGLDDEDGSMKLRRMIYIFDSMTAAELDGDGKNFVEQPSRMVRIACGSGTTVREVEDLLSQHRMMAGMAKRVGGQKKQMQRAQNMLKGGNKEQQLAAMQKRMAAMGGAGGGGFPGMPGMGDMAKMMQMLQGQGGGGGGGLPGLGGMDLQSMMSQMSGLMGGGGGGGGGRGRGR encoded by the coding sequence CTGTCCGCCGACGTCAACGTCCGCCTGGTCCAGTCCCTCCGCAAGTCCATCAAGTCCAGCGTCAACTTTGCCTCTCTTCCTGCCGCCGTGAACAAGAAGCGTTTGATTCAAAAGGCCGTCTTCGATGAGCTAGTTTCCCTGGTCGATCCCCATGCGGAGCCCTTCCGTCCCAAGAAGGGCCGCTCCAACGTGATCATGTTCGTCGGTCTGCAGGGTGCCGGTAAAACGACCACTTGTACCAAGCTGGCTCGCCACTACCAGATGCGCGGCTTTAAGACTGCCCTTGTCTGTGCCGATACCTTCCGTGCTGGTGCTTTTGACCAGCTGAAGCAGAATGCCACCAAAGCCAAGATCCCCTACTACGGTAGCTTGACGCAAACCGACCCCGCCATTGTGGCAGCCGAGGGTGTGGCCAAGTTCAAGAAGGAGCGTTTCgaaatcatcatcgtcgataCTAGTGGTCGTcacaagcaagaagaagagctcTTCACCGAAATGACCCAGATTCAGACCGCCGTCACCCCCGACCAgaccatcctcgtcctcgacaGCACCATCGGTCAGGCTGCCGAAGCCCAGTCTTCTGCCTTCAAGGCCACCGCAGACTTCggagccatcatcatcaccaagacGGATGGTCACGCCGCAGGTGGTGGTGCTATTTCCGCCGTCGCTGccacccacacccccatCATCTACCTTGGTACCGGTGAGCACTTGATGGACCTAGAACGCTTCGAGCCGAAGGCCTTCATCCAGAAGCTCCTGGGTATGGGCGATATGGCTGGACTGGTAGAGCACGTACAAGCCGTGACCAAAGACTCGGCCTCCGCCAAGGAAACCTACAAGCACATCTCAGAAGGTATCTACACGCTGCGCGACTTCCGCGAGAacatcacctccatcatGAAGATGGGACCCCTCTCCAAGCTCTCCGGCATGATCCCCGGTCTATCCAACCTGACCGCGGGTctcgatgacgaagacgGCTCCATGAAGCTCCGTCGCATGATCTACATCTTCGACAGCATGACGGCCGCCGAACTCGACGGCGACGGCAAGAATTTTGTCGAACAACCCAGCCGCATGGTCCGTATCGCCTGCGGAAGCGGTACCACCGTCCGCGAAGTGGAAGACCTGCTCTCCCAGCACCGCATGATGGCCGGCATGGCCAAGCGTGTCGGCggacagaagaagcagatgcagCGCGCCCAGAACATGCTCAAGGGTGGTAAcaaggagcagcagctcgCCGCCATGCAGAAGCGCATGGCCGCAATGGGTGGtgccggcggtggtggattcCCCGGTATGCCCGGCATGGGCGATATGGCCAAGATGATGCAAATGCTGCAAGGTcaaggaggtggaggcggcggcggtctGCCCGGTCTAGGTGGAATGGATCTACAAAGTATGATGAGCCAGATGAGTGGGTTgatgggcggcggcggcggcggtggtggaggccgCGGTAGAGGACGGTGa
- a CDS encoding alkaline phosphatase family protein (COG:P;~EggNog:ENOG410PKAH;~InterPro:IPR018946,IPR038607;~PFAM:PF09423;~TransMembrane:3 (i7-26o32-51i102-123o)) produces the protein MVSIPRVAAATSSAALRVTAFFFLRWIPGHHFPPLIVTFLAVYLASLVSLGRPGDQSNTDRRKGNEDAQHASRSPPPTKGVLKVLLTGLPSPRLPLSTRLTVLINIVLALLTLDFVGRGFILYPSNDLAFSRIGYVSPTTANLLVREPDPAQLPLIVYYQPTEEDPSRWTEEGVIYSLTDATDFTTTVTIKNLEPSSAYRYSLSNNLTGSFVTAPMPGSKSANRLSFLTSSCMKANFPYNPLSHPLRIPGLEMMTETVNRLPSLLRPAFMLFLGDFIYVDVPQRFGSSISHYRSEYRRVYSSPSWNKAQDGLPWIHTLDDHEIENDWSKGNTTAPYPAAAEPYIHYHVSANPPIPPTPFAKPENTTYFSFINGPASFFMVDTRTYRSEPAQPNSTILGSAQLQSLLAFLARPEPAEVRWKIVASSVPFTKNWHVGTTDTWGGFLNERRTVFEAMWRAERELGVRIVLLSGDRHEFGATRFPDPDLDFSHEELLPNTAGEGLHEFCVGPLNMFYLPIRTYRQDDDEDVAIKYIPDGNTKYGLIDIDVQDELITTSTGKTISIPSSVFTYSLYVNTDLIWKYSLAVPLSGQEAVVASASTWKHPRFPPGKLLLDDREEDSTWDAVVKTVIGRVEETVGRVRSFVLEQAYEVLDRVRRVERVD, from the exons ATGGTGTCTATTCCCCGCGTAGCTGCTGCTACGAGCTCCGCGGCCCTCCGAGTgacagccttcttcttcctccgctgg ATTCCTGGCCATCATTTCCCACCTCTTATAGTCACATTTCTAGCTGTTTACCTAGCTTCATTGGTGTCGCTTGGCCGGCCGGGCGACCAGAGCAATACCGATCGGCGCAAGGGCAATGAGGATGCTCAACATGCTTCCA GATCTCCGCCGCCAACTAAAGGCGTCCTCAAGGTCTTGCTGACTGGGCTGCCGTCTCCCCGACTACCGCTGTCAACGCGTTTGACCGTCCTGATCAACATtgtcctcgccctcctcaccctaGACTTCGTGGGACGAGGCTTCATCCTCTATCCCAGCAATGACCTTGCTTTCTCTCGTATTGGTTACGTCTCTCCGACGACCGCGAATTTGCTGGTCCGCGAACCCGACCCGGCTCAGCTACCCTTGATCGTATACTATCAGCCAACAGAGGAGGACCCCTCGAGATGGACAGAAGAAGGCGTGATTTACTCGCTGACGGATGCGACGGACTTCACAACCACCGTGACCATCAAGAATCTGGAGCCCTCATCCGCGTACCGCTATTCTCTGTCCAACAATCTGACGGGCTCTTTCGTCACCGCACCGATGCCCGGCTCCAAATCAGCAAACCGTCTGAGCTTCCTCACATCGAGCTGCATGAAGGCGAATTTCCCCTACAACCCGCTATCGCATCCACTACGCATCCCAGGACTTGAGATGATGACAGAGACGGTCAATCGGCTGCCATCTCTTCTCCGACCAGCGTTCATGTTGTTCCTAGGTGATTTCATTTACGTCGATGTGCCTCAGCGTTTTGGCTCCTCAATCTCTCACTACCGCAGCGAGTACCGCCGGGTCTATTCCTCCCCGTCATGGAACAAAGCCCAAGATGGTCTCCCTTGGATTCACACACTAGATGACCACGAGATCGAGAATGACTGGTCCAAGGGAAACACCACGGCGCCATATCCCGCCGCCGCGGAGCCCTACATCCATTACCACGTCAGCGCGAACCCTCCCATCCCGCCAACACCCTTTGCTAAGCCCGAAAACACCACctacttctccttcatcaatGGCCCAGCTTCATTCTTCATGGTAGACACGCGCACCTACCGCTCCGAGCCCGCCCAGCCCAACTCCACCATCCTCGGCTCCGCACAGCTCCAGtctctcctcgccttcctcgcccGTCCCGAACCAGCCGAAGTCCGCTGGAAGATCGTAGCCTCCAGCGTCCCCTTCACCAAGAACTGGCATGTCGGCACCACCGACACATGGGGAGGATTCCTCAACGAACGCCGCACCGTCTTCGAAGCCATGTGGCGCGCCGAGCGCGAACTCGGCGTCCGCATCGTCCTCCTCAGCGGAGACCGTCACGAATTCGGAGCCACGCGTTTCCCAGACCCCGACCTCGACTTCAGCCACGAggaactcctccccaacaccgCCGGCGAAGGACTGCACGAGTTCTGTGTCGGCCCGCTCAACATGTTCTACCTCCCCATCCGGACCTACCGccaggacgacgacgaagacgtcGCCATCAAATACATCCCCGACGGAAACACCAAATACGGCCTCATCGATATTGACGTTCAAGATGAGCTCATCACCACCTCAACTGGCAagaccatctccatccccagcTCTGTCTTCACTTATTCCCTCTACGTCAATACCGACCTGATCTGGAAATACTCTCTTGCTGTGCCTCTGTCTGGCCAGGAGGCTGTGGTCGCCTCTGCGTCGACCTGGAAACATCCTCGCTTCCCGCCGGGTAAGCTCCTCTTGGATGATCGCGAGGAGGATAGTACATGGGATGCAGTTGTTAAGACGGTGATTGGCCGCGTCGAGGAAACGGTAGGTCGTGTGCGCTCGTTTGTGTTGGAGCAGGCCTATGAGGTATTGGATAGAGTTAGacgggtggagagggtggattga
- a CDS encoding putative class III chitinase (COG:S;~EggNog:ENOG410PKTT;~InterPro:IPR017853,IPR001223,IPR001579;~PFAM:PF00704;~go_function: GO:0004553 - hydrolase activity, hydrolyzing O-glycosyl compounds [Evidence IEA];~go_process: GO:0005975 - carbohydrate metabolic process [Evidence IEA]) has protein sequence MPPVSPQPERPRVILYHQTICPDGQYCSMLPLLDNNTGVTHIILAAFHLNADPQHITLNNDPPHMPLYEPLWAEVPAVKQSGVRVMGLLGGAAQGSFRCLDGNEEKFELYYQPLRDMVRRHELDGLDLDVEEEMSLSGIIRLIDRLKLDMGDDFIITLAPVAAAMLGMGNLSGFDYRELERQRASKISWYNTQFYNGWGHPDDPRMYATMIAQGWAPNRVVYGLLTNPGNGSQGYVPLEKIGPILGLLVERFPNFGGVMGWEYFNSKPGDREAPWQWAAAMSLSMNMKEVLHVARMMRSGPMANSLMNLLRDMMQQR, from the coding sequence ATGCCTCCCGTGTCTCCGCAACCCGAGCGCCCTCGGGTGATTCTCTATCATCAGACGATCTGTCCTGATGGCCAGTACTGCTCcatgctgccgctgctggacAACAATACTGGCGTCACCCACATCATCCTGGCCGCTTTTCACCTCAATGCCGATCCACAGCACATTACTCTCAATAATGATCCCCCTCATATGCCGCTGTATGAACCGCTGTGGGCCGAAGTGCCGGCCGTGAAGCAGAGCGGGGTTCGTGTCATGGGACTCCTGGGAGGCGCGGCGCAGGGCTCATTCCGCTGCCTGGACGGTAATGAGGAGAAATTTGAACTATACTATCAACCCTTGCGGGACATGGTGCGGCGCCATGAACTGGACGGGCTGGatctggatgtggaggaagagatgtCGTTGTCGGGCATTATCCGGCTGATCGACCGGCTCAAGCTTGACATGGGTGACGACTTCATCATTACGTTGGCTCCAGTGGCGGCGGCCATGTTGGGCATGGGCAACCTGTCCGGCTTCGACTATCGCGAGCTAGAGCGACAGCGAGCCTCCAAAATCAGCTGGTATAATACCCAGTTTTATAATGGTTGGGGCCACCCAGACGACCCTCGGATGTATGCGACCATGATTGCACAGGGCTGGGCCCCGAACCGGGTGGTATACGGGCTGTTGACGAATCCGGGGAATGGATCGCAGGGCTATGTACCACTGGAAAAGATCGGGCCGATCCTAGGTCTGCTGGTTGAACGCTTCCCCAACTTCGGAGGCGTGATGGGTTGGGAATATTTCAACTCGAAACCGGGAGACCGAGAAGCCCCCTGGCAgtgggcggcggcgatgaGCTTGAGCATGAATATGAAGGAGGTGCTACACGTTGCGCGTATGATGCGCTCGGGACCAATGGCCAACAGCTTGATGAATCTACTTCGGGACATGATGCAGCAGCGATAA
- a CDS encoding putative spindle pole body associated protein SnaD (COG:S;~EggNog:ENOG410PV81), whose amino-acid sequence MDTTSHDTVGASTLATPLFMPSSPPSHPDQGESYSPVSTRSFHFSSRGATGADLDDARSPQRRSPKSSRASSLERAANEIDARLAQYTVDFSQFPSNHALDEEPLEELRLPHEDNLSDVGGPDDFTANLEKYLMGEDDTMDRKHFSIDHMERDLFEPELHSDAEHESEPEPELQDELPQPQSQPQIQRQEAKQPQQQEDSQNNSQLHQPAVEDEPEVSGYSEFGPPVDMSTPSHLLRRAGGLGKEITHLENIEEDPDDEMEATTTTPSVRKHKRTSSKNEKDVTEDLRRQIAELKDALRERDEQLERNHRRVLEAASAGEQIKHLQGELQRKSELLEELYAKRSDETLLREQIQLLQKQNQEKESFLQKSTMNASELGTLQKQMSDMQKELQSRSSHSDIDTERLETIAYLRQQLDLAQEQLRKRDATLDETMAKLKEVAAAKEQQLREKNSEIDGLKAQVSDNLLEVEKLERELDRVNQAYETLEERIASLETKNRPLEEKNSTLEADLTRAQSQVTAQENALKAMAADLPLETGNTYTEILELIKDLGQPSVRRTPDPFAKDKLPQDQDTSQDFELKHFHEELLKLQTELAEATSAKTTLELQLTRSQDQATEAQTLIHSIETENTRLTKRADELKSSLDKAQQELSQANEERTRALETITRLKKEQEDLQNATQQQPSPPPSPPTNTHQHQPQSTSTSASTTQIQTLQTELTTLRATNTNLQTLLTSTTNRETKLKAHILTLRDRHHTELRAQRTKIEHLESIIATKDETAAAVDERIARSVEKREKEWQRRVDLLLKERERMSRALMWSWGEKEMGSVKENDKENVTVDEKGRKRQAYRYKYATGVDGEMKTKSSQSRSGSKRA is encoded by the coding sequence ATGGACACGACTTCCCACGACACCGTTGGCGCGTCCACGCTGGCCACTCCTCTCTTCATGCCTTCATCACCGCCGTCCCATCCTGATCAAGGAGAGAGCTATTCTCCGGTCAGCACAAGGAGTTTCCATTTTAGCTCGCGCGGCGCGACCGGCGCAGACCTCGATGACGCGCGTTCGCCGCAACGCCGCtcccccaaatcctccaGGGCATCCTCTCTCGAGCGCGCCGCGAACGAGATCGATGCCCGTCTGGCGCAGTACACAGTCGACTTCAGCCAGTTTCCGAGCAACCACGCGCTGGATGAGGAGCCCCTGGAGGAGTTGAGACTGCCACATGAGGACAACTTGTCCGACGTCGGTGGTCCGGATGACTTTACTGCCAATTTGGAGAAGTATCTCATGGGGGAGGATGATACCATGGACCGCAAGCATTTCAGCATAGACCACATGGAGCGCGACCTGTTCGAGCCAGAACTCCATTCCGATGCTGAGCACGAGTCAGAACCCGAGCCGGAGCTGCAGGACGAACTTCCCCAGCCGCAATCCCAGCCACAGATCCAGAGACAAGAAGCGAaacaaccccagcagcaggaagactCCCAGAACAACTCTCAATTGCACCAACCagctgttgaagatgagCCGGAGGTCAGCGGATATAGTGAATTCGGGCCTCCTGTCGACATGTCTACCCCGTCGCATCTGCTGCGTCGGGCCGGCGGACTCGGGAAAGAAATAACCCATCTCGAAAatattgaagaagatccgGATGACGAGATGGAAGCGACCACAACTACACCCTCCGTTCGCAAGCACAAGCGCACTTCCAGTAAGAACGAGAAGGACGTGACCGAGGATCTGCGCCGGCAGATTGCAGAGCTCAAGGATGCGCTGCGCGAGCGTGATGAACAACTCGAAAGGAACCACAGGCGTGTTTTGGAGGCAGCCTCTGCAGGAGAGCAAATCAAGCACCTACAAGGGGAGCTACAGAGAAAGTCGGAACTGCTCGAAGAACTGTACGCTAAGCGCAGCGACGAGACACTCCTGCGCGAGCAAATCCAGCTTCTACAAAAACAAAACCAGGAGAAAGAGTCCTTCCTCCAAAAGTCTACCATGAACGCGTCCGAGCTGGGCACTTTGCAAAAGCAGATGAGTGACATGCAGAAAGAGCTGCAGAGTCGAAGCTCGCACTCCGATATCGACACCGAGCGCCTTGAGACGATCGCCTATCTGCGCCAGCAATTGGACTTGGCTCAGGAGCAGCTGCGAAAGCGCGACGCAACCTTGGACGAGACAATGGCTAAGCTGAAGGAGGTTGCAGCTgccaaggagcagcagctccgGGAGAAGAATAGCGAAATCGATGGCCTCAAAGCTCAGGTCAGCGACAATCTACTAGAGGTCGAAAAGCTGGAAAGGGAGCTCGACCGTGTCAACCAGGCATATGAAACTCTCGAGGAACGAATCGCCTCTCTAGAAACCAAGAACCGACCattagaagagaagaacagCACACTGGAAGCCGATCTGACGCGCGCACAGTCGCAAGTCACCGCGCAAGAAAATGCCCTCAAAGCCATGGCAGCGGATCTCCCGCTCGAGACGGGCAACACCTACACTGAGATTCTCGAATTGATCAAAGACCTCGGCCAGCCCAGCGTTCGACGCACACCAGACCCCTTCGCCAAGGACAAACTCCCCCAGGACCAAGACACGTCCCAGGACTTCGAACTCAAACACTTCCACGAAGAACTATTGAAGCTCCAAACCGAACTAGCAGAAGCCACCTCGGCGAAAACCACCCTCGAGCTACAACTGACCCGCTCGCAAGACCAAGCCACAGAAGCACAAACCCTCATCCACTCCATCGAAACCGAAAACACGCGCCTAACCAAACGCGCCGACGAGCTCAAATCCTCCCTCGACAAAGCCCAACAAGAGCTATCCCAAGCCAACGAAGAACGCACGCGGGCCCTGGAAACCATCACTCGTCTCAAGAAGGAACAAGAGGACCTCCAAAACGCCACCCAACAGCAACCCagcccacccccatcccctccaacaaacacccaccaacaccaaccccaatccacatccacatccgcatccacaacccaaatccaaaccctccaaaccgaactcaccaccctccgcgccaccaacaccaacctccaaaccctcctcaccagcaccaccaaccgCGAAACCAAACTCAAAGCGCACATCCTCACCCTGCGCGACCGGCATCACACCGAACTCCGCGCGCAGAGAACCAAAATCGAGCACCTCGAATCCATCATCGCCACGAAGGACGAAACCGCCGCTGCAGTCGACGAACGCATCGCGCGGTCCGTCgagaagcgcgagaaggaGTGGCAGCGGCGCGTGGATCTCCTGCTCAAGGAGCGTGAGAGGATGAGTCGTGCGTTAATGTGGTCGTGgggtgagaaggagatggggagtGTCAAGGAAAACGATAAGGAGAATGTCACTGTCGatgagaaggggaggaagaggcaggcGTATCGGTATAAGTATGCtactggagtggatggggagatgaagacgaagtcGTCGCAGTCTCGGTCGGGGTCGAAGAGAGCTTGA
- a CDS encoding uncharacterized protein (COG:S;~EggNog:ENOG410Q1FR;~TransMembrane:4 (i21-42o54-76i97-121o141-161i)), which yields MFNRSIASPKGGVWTKVVIFISLYVMLLDSFIEWAIVLYLYGIRRVDSKMTPSLILALVASFFTVPLVALHSLLAWQYNKVVGFASQKALLNAACTYILRLTILIWIAASAAGLVLVSQQVYCLADDGGGDFWKIGISCALQRASVIVSIISFVTVCLFFCSREICERPYDISLLGVYKPQLSTCDDKMSASSTMGSHVSLENDIYHVCRRPDVTFGRDLYLSSSSNSICKAGSIDHPASIHEKPQLKLDTKCESEGSGIYSGTTLSVDGTPSKNSSRDGTNSDVSSNASVTPPKATLRAPYDPYRQAVLAELPGSPNFRHRRHQPSGSPFRLLPKVFASQISLSSDPEILALAGPDAVADVEQPAEEHSTDNIEPPPTPKREYAPGHPLASSPVELPFPSSPPVERSIFSMTTSNPELKTSRSEGSTLPRSISSSSADAPEVVAPEPLRVQRSNTSHTAPITSQYNFSRPKPPVVPPIPPRQPNHSYHGSLSQHGRSRRQNSIRSSGRRSQVYRFEACQIPRHTQSQYHPQQSRYARRSYFDTHRRMPSRRRRNDVEIVYSSTRRPRSNTCGGFGTTSSLDCIRESGASVDEPEDIFADGNTYRGTTRTTSAHGMYAF from the exons ATGTTCAACCGTTCGATAGCCTCCCCAAAAGGAGGCGTTTGGACCAAGGTAGTGATATTCATCTCGTTATATGTCATGCTCCTCGACTCCTTCATTGAATGGGCCATCGTGCTTTACCTGTATGGGATCCGCCGTGTGGACTCAAAGATGACCCCGAGCTTGATACTGGCTCTTGTCGCG TCATTCTTCACCGTTCCTCTTGTCGCTCTTCACAGCCTCCTTGCCTGGCAATACAATAAGGTTGTAGGATTCGCGAGTCAGAAAGCTTTGCTGAATGCCGCTTGTACCTACATCCTGCGACTGACGATACTTATTTGGATCGCTGCCAGCGCAGCAGGACTAGTGCTGGTTTCGCAGCAGGTGTACTGCCTAgcggatgatggtggtggtgacttCTGGAAGATCGGTATCAGCTGCGCGCTTCAACGGGCTTCTGTTATTGTTTCCATCATATCATT CGTGACTGTgtgtcttttcttctgctcaAGGGAAATCTGCGAGCGTCCGTACGATATCTCTCTTCTCGGTGTATACAAGCCACAACTATCGACATGCGATGACAAAATGTCTGCCAGCTCAACGATGGGAAGCCATGTCAGTCTGGAAAATGACATCTATCACGTTTGCCGTCGACCTGATGTGACATTTGGGCGAGACCTGTACCTGTCATCTAGCAGCAACTCCATATGTAAAGCTGGTAGTATTGATCATCCTGCCTCCATACATGAGAAACCCCAGTTGAAGCTCGACACAAAATGTGAATCAGAGGGCTCAGGCATTTATTCTGGAACTACACTCTCTGTCGATGGCACGCCATCCAAGAATTCTTCCAGGGATGGAACAAACTCCGATGTCAGCTCAAATGCCTCGGTTACACCTCCCAAAGCCACGTTAAGGGCTCCTTATGACCCTTATCGTCAGGCTGTACTGGCAGAACTCCCAGGATCCCCAAATTTCAGACATAGAAGGCACCAACCCTCTGGATCTCCTTTCCGACTCCTTCCCAAGGTTTTCGCAAGTCAGATCTCGTTGTCATCGGACCCTGAAATCCTTGCTCTCGCTGGTCCCGATGCTGTTGCGGACGTTGAGCAACCAGCAGAGGAGCACTCAACAGACAACATCGAGCCACCGCCGACTCCCAAAAGGGAATATGCTCCTGGACACCCACTGGCCTCTTCCCCTGTGGAACTtccattcccctcctctcctcccgtGGAGAGGTCTATATTTTCCATGACGACCAGTAACCCTGAGCTTAAGACTAGTCGATCTGAAGGAAGCACGCTTCCACGATCAATATCAAGCAGCTCCGCCGACGCCCCCGAAGTTGTCGCACCAGAGCCACTCAGGGTTCAGAGATCCAATACGTCACACACAGCTCCAATAACTAGCCAGTACAACTTCTCTCGGCCCAAACCTCCGGTCGTACCTCCAATTCCACCACGACAGCCGAATCACAGCTACCATGGCTCTCTATCACAGCACGGACGATCCAGACGCCAAAACTCGATTCGTTCGAGCGGACGACGAAGCCAAGTCTACCGATTTGAAGCATGCCAGATCCCGCGACACACACAAAGCCAGTACCATCCCCAACAAAGCCGCTACGCTCGTCGATCGTATTTTGACACCCACCGTCGAATGCCCTCACGGCGGCGTCGAAACGACGTCGAAATCGTGTACTCCAGCACCCGGCGGCCCCGCAGCAACACCTGTGGAGGGTTCGGCACAACATCCAGTTTAGACTGTATCCGCGAGTCTGGCGCCTCTGTTGATGAACCAGAAGACATCTTCGCTGATGGAAACACGTATAGAGGTACCACGCGAACTACTAGTGCCCACGGCATGTACGCATTTTGA
- a CDS encoding uncharacterized protein (COG:S;~EggNog:ENOG410Q12Q;~InterPro:IPR011009,IPR002575;~PFAM:PF01636), producing the protein MPDVPKLGPINDCALYRHIILFAIATLQKIRPYEGSVLMLTDRICVKYGKLVDLTEALTMRFISQNTSIPVPQVLCAFTHRNCTYIVMESIKGIYIGAGWVHRSEESKAKILTQLKSMVEEMRKLPPPAGMGVGSVVDGSLYDGRVPGTSLRFGPFASVQEFHRHLRGGMDFDPRLDPAVQELIRQHDKSFPIAFTRGDLSSLNILARGDTIVGIVDWETAGWYPSYWEYTTACQVNPQNSFWINEIDKFITPLPDELAMERTRQKYFGDY; encoded by the coding sequence ATGCCCGATGTCCCAAAGCTGGGTCCAATCAACGACTGCGCCTTGTACAGGCATATCATCCTCTTTGCGATTGCAACTCTCCAGAAAATACGCCCCTATGAAGGAAGCGTTCTGATGTTAACAGATCGGATCTGTGTCAAATACGGAAAACTTGTAGACTTAACAGAGGCACTTACTATGCGTTTTATCTCACAAAACACATCTATACCAGTTCCCCAAGTCCTCTGCGCCTTTACACATCGGAATTGCACCTACATAGTGATGGAGAGTATCAAAGGGATTTACATTGGTGCCGGATGGGTTCATCGCAGTGAGGAGTCAAAGGCAAAGATTCTTACTCAGTTAAAGAGTATGGTCGAGGAGATGCGAAAactcccacccccagcaGGTATGGGTGTGGGCTCTGTTGTGGACGGTTCGCTCTACGATGGTCGTGTGCCGGGCACTTCCCTACGTTTTGGGCCCTTTGCCAGTGTCCAGGAATTCCATCGACATTTGCGAGGCGGGATGGATTTCGATCCAAGGCTTGATCCGGCAGTACAAGAGTTGATCAGACAACACGATAAATCTTTTCCTATTGCTTTTACACGTGGCGATCTCAGTAGCCTCAATATTCTGGCCCGCGGGGATACGATTGTTGGAATTGTCGACTGGGAGACTGCAGGCTGGTATCCGTCTTATTGGGAATATACCACAGCTTGCCAAGTCAATCCTCAGAACTCGTTTTGGATCAATGAAATCGATAAGTTCATCACTCCTTTGCCGGACGAACTAGCAATGGAACGAACTCGCCAGAAGTATTTCGGAGACTATTGA